Proteins from one Coffea arabica cultivar ET-39 chromosome 8c, Coffea Arabica ET-39 HiFi, whole genome shotgun sequence genomic window:
- the LOC140013662 gene encoding subtilisin-like protease SBT4.3 — MFHLFIDTTYNQPDITAPGMDILAACSPIAPPTPHASDTRSLMYNVISGTSMATPHASAAAAYVKAAHPDWSPAAIKSALMTTSFDVDPRKHPDLEFSYGAGHINPTRAIKQGLIFAADEEDYVKFLCKHNIDNLRQITGDNSTCKGITPGIGWDLNYPTMALYPWFAVSAESYLERKGSVRYRFPNRGYHHIRDDSL; from the coding sequence ATGTTTCATTTATTCATCGATACTACTTACAACCAGCCTGACATCACCGCCCCAGGGATGGACATCCTCGCTGCCTGCTCTCCAATCGCACCACCTACTCCCCATGCCAGTGACACAAGAAGTCTCATGTACAATGTAATCTCTGGGACATCCATGGCGACCCCTCATGCTAGCGCTGCAGCTGCTTATGTCAAGGCTGCTCACCCCGATTGGTCCCCTGCTGCCATCAAATCTGCCCTCATGACCACTTCTTTCGATGTGGATCCAAGGAAGCATCCCGATCTTGAATTTTCATATGGTGCTGGTCACATCAACCCTACACGTGCAATCAAGCAGGGACTAATTTTTGCTGCTGACGAGGAAGATTATGTGAAGTTCCTATGCAAACACAACATCGACAATCTCAGACAGATCACTGGAGATAATAGCACTTGTAAAGGTATAACTCCCGGAATAGGCTGGGATCTCAACTATCCTACCATGGCATTGTACCCATGGTTCGCCGTATCGGCCGAGTCGTATCTGGAACGAAAGGGATCGGTACGATACCGATTCCCGAATCGGGGATATCACCATATCCGCGATGACTCGCTCTGA
- the LOC113707214 gene encoding hydroxymethylglutaryl-CoA synthase-like isoform X2, with translation MGFCTEVEDVISMSLTAVTSLLEKYNVDPKQIGRLEVGSETVLDKSKSIKTFLMQIFEGCGNTDIEGVDSSNACYGGTAALFNCVNWVESSSWDGRYGLVVCTDSAVYAAGPARPTGGAAAIAMLIGPDAPIAFESKLRGSHMAHAYDFYKPNLASEYPVVDGKLSQTCYLMALDSCYKTFCHKYEKLEGKKFSILDAEYFLFHSPYNKLVQKSFARLLFNDSLRNASSIDEAAKEKLAPFSSLTGDESYQSRDLEKASQQVAKPFYDAKVQPTTLIPKQVGNMYTASLYAAFASLIHNKHKTLDGQRVILFSYGSGLTSTMFSLRLREGQHPFSLSHIASVMNVAEKLKSRHEFSPEKFVETMHLMEHRYGAKDFVTSKDCSLLAPGTYYLLEVDSMYRRSYAKKACENGSLANGH, from the exons ATGGGATTTTGCACTGAGGTAGAAGATGTTATCTCCATGAG TTTGACAGCCGTGACTTCTCTTCTTGAGAAGTACAATGTTGATCCAAAGCAAATTGGTAGGCTAGAAGTTGGAAGCGAGACTGTTTTAGACAAGAGCAAATCCATCAAGACATTCTTGATGCAAATCTTTGAG GGATGTGGAAATACTGATATTGAAGGTGTTGACTCGTCGAATGCATGCTATGGTGGAACTGCAGCTTTGTTCAACTGCGTCAACTGGGTTGAGAGTAGTTCATGGGATGGACGTTATGGACTTGTTGTTTGCACAGATAGTGCG GTCTACGCTGCAGGACCGGCCAGACCTACTGGAGGAGCTGCAGCCATTGCAATGCTAATAGGACCTGATGCTCCTATTGCATTTGAAAGCAAGCTCAGGGGTAGTCATATGGCTCATGCCTATGACTTTTACAAGCCTAACCTTGCCAGTGAATACCCT GTTGTGGATGGCAAGCTTTCACAAACTTGTTACCTCATGGCTCTCGATTCATGCTACAAGACTTTCTGTCACAA ATATGAGAAGTTGGAGGGTAAGAAGTTCTCGATTCTCGATGCTGaatattttttgtttcattcTCCATATAACAAG CTTGTACAGAAGAGCTTTGCTAGGTTGCTGTTCAATGATTCCTTGAGGAACGCAAG TTCCATTGATGAGGCAGCAAAAGAAAAGCTGGCACCTTTTTCATCTTTAACTGGAGATGAAAGTTACCAAAGCCGTGACCTTGAGAAG GCATCCCAGCAAGTCGCAAAGCCATTCTATGATGCAAAGGTGCAACCAACAACTTTAATTCCAAAGCAAGTTGGAAACATGTACACGGCATCGCTCTATGCTGCATTTGCATCTCTGATTCACAACAAGCATAAGACATTG GATGGACAGCGGGTGATATTGTTCTCATATGGAAGTGGCTTGACTTCTACCATGTTTTCACTCCGTCTCCGTGAGGGTCAACACCCATTTAGCTTGTCACACATTGCAAGTGTGATGAATGTGGCTGAGAAACTGAAGTCAAGACACGAG TTCTCTCCCGAAAAATTTGTCGAAACCATGCATCTGATGGAGCACAGGTATGGGGCAAAGGACTTTGTGACTAGCAAGGACTGCAGCCTCCTAGCTCCAGGCACCTATTATCTCCTTGAAGTTGATTCCATGTATCGTAGATCCTATGCCAAGAAGGCTTGTGAGAATGGATCACTGGCCAATGGTCACTGA
- the LOC113707214 gene encoding hydroxymethylglutaryl-CoA synthase-like isoform X1, translating into MAAHNNKNVGILAMEIYFPPTCIQQEILEAHDGASKGKYTIGLGQDCMGFCTEVEDVISMSLTAVTSLLEKYNVDPKQIGRLEVGSETVLDKSKSIKTFLMQIFEGCGNTDIEGVDSSNACYGGTAALFNCVNWVESSSWDGRYGLVVCTDSAVYAAGPARPTGGAAAIAMLIGPDAPIAFESKLRGSHMAHAYDFYKPNLASEYPVVDGKLSQTCYLMALDSCYKTFCHKYEKLEGKKFSILDAEYFLFHSPYNKLVQKSFARLLFNDSLRNASSIDEAAKEKLAPFSSLTGDESYQSRDLEKASQQVAKPFYDAKVQPTTLIPKQVGNMYTASLYAAFASLIHNKHKTLDGQRVILFSYGSGLTSTMFSLRLREGQHPFSLSHIASVMNVAEKLKSRHEFSPEKFVETMHLMEHRYGAKDFVTSKDCSLLAPGTYYLLEVDSMYRRSYAKKACENGSLANGH; encoded by the exons ATGGCTGCCCACAACAACAAAAATGTTGGAATTCTGGCTATGGAAATTTACTTCCCTCCCACTTGCATCCAGCAG GAAATTTTGGAGGCTCATGATGGAGCAAGCAAAGGGAAGTACACAATCGGGCTTGGACAAGATTGCATGGGATTTTGCACTGAGGTAGAAGATGTTATCTCCATGAG TTTGACAGCCGTGACTTCTCTTCTTGAGAAGTACAATGTTGATCCAAAGCAAATTGGTAGGCTAGAAGTTGGAAGCGAGACTGTTTTAGACAAGAGCAAATCCATCAAGACATTCTTGATGCAAATCTTTGAG GGATGTGGAAATACTGATATTGAAGGTGTTGACTCGTCGAATGCATGCTATGGTGGAACTGCAGCTTTGTTCAACTGCGTCAACTGGGTTGAGAGTAGTTCATGGGATGGACGTTATGGACTTGTTGTTTGCACAGATAGTGCG GTCTACGCTGCAGGACCGGCCAGACCTACTGGAGGAGCTGCAGCCATTGCAATGCTAATAGGACCTGATGCTCCTATTGCATTTGAAAGCAAGCTCAGGGGTAGTCATATGGCTCATGCCTATGACTTTTACAAGCCTAACCTTGCCAGTGAATACCCT GTTGTGGATGGCAAGCTTTCACAAACTTGTTACCTCATGGCTCTCGATTCATGCTACAAGACTTTCTGTCACAA ATATGAGAAGTTGGAGGGTAAGAAGTTCTCGATTCTCGATGCTGaatattttttgtttcattcTCCATATAACAAG CTTGTACAGAAGAGCTTTGCTAGGTTGCTGTTCAATGATTCCTTGAGGAACGCAAG TTCCATTGATGAGGCAGCAAAAGAAAAGCTGGCACCTTTTTCATCTTTAACTGGAGATGAAAGTTACCAAAGCCGTGACCTTGAGAAG GCATCCCAGCAAGTCGCAAAGCCATTCTATGATGCAAAGGTGCAACCAACAACTTTAATTCCAAAGCAAGTTGGAAACATGTACACGGCATCGCTCTATGCTGCATTTGCATCTCTGATTCACAACAAGCATAAGACATTG GATGGACAGCGGGTGATATTGTTCTCATATGGAAGTGGCTTGACTTCTACCATGTTTTCACTCCGTCTCCGTGAGGGTCAACACCCATTTAGCTTGTCACACATTGCAAGTGTGATGAATGTGGCTGAGAAACTGAAGTCAAGACACGAG TTCTCTCCCGAAAAATTTGTCGAAACCATGCATCTGATGGAGCACAGGTATGGGGCAAAGGACTTTGTGACTAGCAAGGACTGCAGCCTCCTAGCTCCAGGCACCTATTATCTCCTTGAAGTTGATTCCATGTATCGTAGATCCTATGCCAAGAAGGCTTGTGAGAATGGATCACTGGCCAATGGTCACTGA